The Gloeobacter morelensis MG652769 genome contains the following window.
CCGCGACCGCTCGCCTGAAAAGGCGTTTTGGCCTGTCATCCTTGTCGATTTAGGGTTCTTTCCTTGGGCAGTAGCTCTGACATTCCGATAACACTGCTCCTCTAGGAAAGGAAGGTTTCCTTTCGTTCCGAGGGGGAGCGAAGGAGGCCTGCGATGTTGACGCAAGATCGGCGAGAGGCCCTGCTGGCAATCGAGGGTCTGGCCAGTCTCAAAAGCGAACTGAACGCTATGAATCCGGCGGACGCGGGCGATTACATCGCTTCGCTTCCTCCCAAAGATCAGGCTATTGCGTTTCGACTGCTCGGCAAAAGTCGGGCAGCGTCGGTATTTGAATATCTACCCAGTGAAGTGCAGGAGATGCTCACCGAAAGCCTGCACGCCCGCGAGGTGCAGGCGATTGTCGAGCAGATGTCCCCGGACGACCGGGCGGAACTGTTCGACGAGCTACCCGCGCGCGTGGTCAAGCGTCTGCTCACCCAACTGAGCCCCTCCGAGCGCGAGGCGACGGCCCTGATTCTGGGTTATCCGGAAGGCACCGCCGGCCGGGTGATGACCACCGAGTACGTGCGGCTGCGGCAGGATCTGACCGTGGGTCAGGCGATTCAAAAGATCCGCAAGCTGGACCAGGACAAAGAAACGATTTACTACGCCTATCTCACCGACGCCGAGCGGCAGCTTCTGGGGGTCGTTTCGCTGCGGCAGTTGCTCTTTGCCGAGCCGGACACGCCGGTGCGCACGCTTGCACGCGAAACGATCATCTCGGTGCCGACCACTGCCGATCAAGAAGAAGTTGCCCGCCTGATGAAGCGCTACGACCTGCTGGCCATGCCCGTGGTCGATCTCGAAGGGCGCCTGGTGGGCATCGTGACCGTTGACGACGTGGTGGACATCCTCGAAGAGGAAGCCACCGAGGACATCCAGAAGTTGAGCGGTATTATCGGCGGCGACGAAGAAGCGCTCTCCTCTCCCATCGAGACGGTCAAAAAGCGGCTGCCCTGGTTACTCGGCAACATCGCTCTCTACATGGGTGCGGCGAGTGCTATCGCTCCGTTTCAATCCACGATCAGCCTGATTCCGGTGCTTGCCATCGTTATGCCGATCCTCGCCAATACCAGCGGCAACGTCGGCAACCAGGCGATCTCGGTGACCGTGCGCGGCCTGGCCACCGGCGAGGTGGACCCGGTCGACGTCTTCAAGATCCTGCGCAAGGAGATCCTGGCAGGACTGGTCAATGCTGTGGCTCTTGGATTGGTACTGGGGTTGCTCACGCTTATCTGGTCGCGGCCGGAAGAGCAGTGGGTCGGCGTCGTGGCGGCGCTGGTGATGGCCGTCAACGTGTTGGTGGCCGCCAGCCTCGGCACGTTCTTGCCGATTATCCTTAAGCGCTTTAAGCAGGATCCGGCCCTGGTGAGTCCGCCTTTGCTGACCACCACGCTCGATACCTTCGGCTTCTTTACCTTCCTGGGCCTGACTTCGTTATTTCTGCTCTATTTCAAGGCAGGGTGATCATTACAAAAAAGGCCGCCTCACCGGGCGGCCTTTTTTGCTCAAGTTTGGGGCTTGGGCGGCAAGGTGGAGCGCACGTTCAGTTCTTTAAGTTGGCGCTCGGCCACGGCCGCCGGGGCGCCGAGCATCAGATCCTGGGCGCGCTGAGTCTTCGGGAAGGCAATGACTTCGCGGATCGATTGCTCGCCCGCGATGAGCATCACGAAGCGGTCGAAGCCGTAGGCGATGCCACCGTGGGGCGGGGTGCCGTACTCAAAAGCGTCCAGTAAGAAGCCAAATTTGGCGCGCGCCTCCTCCTCGGTGAGGCCGATGGTTTCAAAGACCCGTTCCTGCAGGTCGCGCCGGTAGATGCGCAGGCTGCCGCCGCCCACCTCGACGCCGTTCCAGATGATGTCGTAGGCCAGAGCGCGGGCGGTCTTGAGATCGTGCTCGTCCTCGGGCCGCGGCGCGGTAAAAGGGTGGTGGAGCGCTTCGAGGCGCTTCTCCTCGGCATTCCACTCGAACATCGGAAAGTCGGTGACCCAGAGCAGATTGTGGCGGTTCGGGTCGATGAATCCTAACTCTTCACCCACCTTGAGGCGCAAGCGGCCCATGTAATCGAGAACGGTCGGGACCGCTGTCCTGTCGCCCGCACCAAACAAGAGCAGGTGACCCGGTTGGGCGCCGGTCTTCTCGATCAGGTCTGCGGCGATTTCGGGGGTGAGGCTTTTGCTGAAAGCTCCGATCGTATCAACCTGGCCGCCCTCGCGCACGCGGGCAAAGAGCAGCCCCCGCGCCCCGAACTGGGTGACGAACTCGAACAAATCCCCCCCCGGTTTGACGCGGGTATTGGTGATCGTCTCGGCATGCGGCACCGGCAGACAGACAACTTTGCCCCCAGCGGCAACCGCCCCCGAGAGCACCTGGAAACTCGATTCGCGGAAGACCTCCGAGACATCGATTAGTTCAAGGCCGAAGCGGGTGTCGGGCTTGTCGGAGCCGTAGCGGGCCATCGCCTCGGCGTAGGTGAGGCGCGGCAGCGGCAAAGATAGCTCCAGCCCCATCGTCTCCTGGAGAATGGCGGCCACCAGCCCTTCGTTGAGGGCGAGAATTTCTTCCATCGACAGGAAGCTCATCTCCATGTCGAGCTGGGTAAATTCCGGCTGGCGGTCGGCGCGCAGATCTTCGTCGCGGAAGCAGCGGGCGATCTGGTAGTAGCGGTCGAAGCCCGCGACCATCAACAGTTGCTTGAATAGCTGCGGCGACTGCGGCAGGGCGAACCAATCGCCGGGGTTGACCCGCGAGGGCACCAGGTAGTCGCGCGCTCCTTCGGGGGTAGATTTGACCAGTACCGGCGTCTCGATCTCGCTAAAGCCGCGCTCGTCGAGGTGGCGACGCACGATCTGCATGACCCGGTGGCGCAGGCGCAACAGTTTTTGCATCCGCCCGCGGCGCAAATCGAGATAGCGAAACTTCAGGCGCAATTTCTCATCGACTTCTTCGTCCTTGGAGATCGCAAAGGGCGGGGTCTCGGCCCGGTTGAGCACTGCGAGGGTATCGGCGTAGACTTCGATCGTGCCGGTAGAAAGGCGTGGGTTGAGCGAGTGCTCGGGGCGGGCGCTCACGCGGCCTTCGACGCGCACGACGTACTCGTTGCGCAGAGAACTGGCGAGGGGATAGCTCTCGGGGGTGCGCTGCGGGTCGGCGACGATCTGGACAATCCCTGTGTAATCGCGCAAGTCAAGAAAAATGACGCCGCCGTGATCGCGCCAGCCGTCGATCCAGCCGTAGAGGGAGACAGTTTTGCCGATGTGCTCGGAGCGCAATGTGCCGCAGTAGTCGGAACGCATGGAAGAAGCGAGTGCAGTTTTTCCATGATAGACCCGAGCAATCACAAACCTTTATCTTCGGCATCGGCTGCCCAGGGGCGGCCGGTTCGTTCGACAGAAAACGCTACGATAACCCTCATGAAGCCACTACAACGTCGCGCACTGTGGGCGGGATTGGCCCTGTCGCTATGGGCGATGCCCGCGCCGGCCCAACAGGTGGGACAACCCCAGCGCCTAACCGTCGAGGCGCAGGTCACCTTCGGCCAGCAGACCTTCAAACTGGAGGTGGCGCGCACGGTGCAACAGCAGGCGATGGGCCTGATGTTCCGTGCCCAGATGCCCGCCGATCGGGGAATGCTCTTTATCTTCGAGCCGCCCCGACCGGCTGCCTTCTGGATGCGCAATACGTTGATTCCCCTGGATATGGTCTTTGCCCACCGGGGCAAAATCGTCTACATCGCCACCGATGTGCCGCCCTGCAAGGTGGAGCGCTGCCCGACCTACGGCCCGCAGGGGAGTATCGACGTCGATCAGGTGCTCGAACTCAACGCCGGGACGGCCGCCAGATTGCAACTGAAGACCGGCGATCGGGTGAAAGTCGAATTTGTCGGTCCCGGCGCGTTCTTGAATCCGCAATAGGGGTTACACTCGTGCGCAGGAGAACTTGTTCAGCACCACTGACATATGAAAGACGCCATCAGCACGGTCATCGCCAAGTACGACTCCCAGGGCAAATACTTCGATAACGCCGCGGTCGATCAGCTCAAAGCCTACTTTGCGACCGGTGAGCTGCGGGTGCGCTCGGCGGCGGCCATCAGCGCCAACGCCCAATCGATCATCAAAGAGGCGACCGCCAAGGCACTGCTCTACAGCAGCCTGACGCGCACCGGCGGCAACATGTACTACGCCCGCCGCTTCGCCGCCTGCATCCGCGACATGGAGTACTTTCTGCGCTACGCAACCTTCGCGATGGTGGCCGGCGACACCAGCCTGCTGGATGAGTATGTTCTCAACGGCCTCAAAGAAACCTACACCTCTTTGGGTGTGCCCATCGACGCTACCGTCAAGGGTATCAACGCCCTGCGCGAGGTGGTGGCTTCGGTAGTCGGGCCGGAGGCGGCGGGCGAAGCGAGCAAGTACTTCGACCACCTGGCGAAGGGCCTGCAGTAAGCTTGTGCACCGTTTCACCGCCGCCTGCGGTGTGGGCGGCGGATTACCTTTGCAACTGATACAGCACGTTCGTCTTGTCGCCTGAAACGTAGACGGTGCCTTGCCTACCGAGGGCCACACCGTTGAAGACGTAGGTGGGCGGTGTGCCGGGTATGCCTTCGAGGCCGATGGGGAGATTGTGGATGAGGGTTGTAGTTTTTCCGGTTTCAGGATCCACCCGCGACAGACGGCCTGCCCCACTTTCAACGACCAGCAACTGACCGTCCGCTTCCACCGCCAGTCCCTCCGGTGCTGCCAATCCACTGGCGACGGTGAGCGGAGGGTTCAACCGCTGCCCATTCGCCACCACCTGCAAAAGCTTGCCCGAGGCGCGATCGCTCACCCAGAGATCATCGCTGGTTGCCGCCAGACCCACCGGTTCGCCCAGACTGTCAGCCAGCGTCTCCCGCTGGTTCGGATCGGCGGCTTTGGCCCGGATCACGGTGCCGCTGCCCAGTTCGGCCACGATCAGATCGCCTTGAAAGCGAATCGCATTTAAGGGCGCATCGAAGCTGTAGCTTCCGACAATCGCCCTGGCGGCCGGATCCCAGATTTGGACCGTGTTGCCGAACCAGGAGGAGAGCAGCAGATTGTTGCCGTCGGGAGCGACGGTAAACGGCGAGGAGAGCGCCGACACCCCAATGAGCGATCTTTCCACGCTCAACGGTCGGCCCTGCACGTTTCCAAATTCGCGCAAAGCGGTCCAGTCAGCCACGAACACCGATTCGCCACCGTCGGCGCGCGGCACCACCGCCACCCCACCGGGAGCAATCAGGCCACCGTCAATTACTGGGCGAACCCGGCCGTCGGCGAAAATTTCCACCACGAAGCCGTCCACGGCGCTGGAGACAAACAGGCGATCTTGGGAGTCGAAGGCCAGGTTGTCCAGACCGGGGGGAAGCACGGCGATCACTTGCTTTTGGCCGCTAGCGGGATCGACGCGCACGATCTCGCCGGTGGCCAGGTCCACGACAAACAGGCGCCCTTTTGAATCGAATTTGGCAGCCACCGGAAAGCCGAACCCTTCGGCCACAGGAGTGATTGCCCCCGTCTCGACATCGATACGGGCAACCTGGCCTTTGAACATGATCGGACTGTATAAAAAGCCATCCGGGCCAAAGTCAAACGCGTTGGGGCCGCCGAAATTCGAAGCAATTAGCCGCGGGGGCTTTTTGCCGTCGGGATCGAGTTCGTACAGGGCGTCGCCAAAGAAGGACAGACCGACAAACAGCCGCCCGTCCGCCGAGAAAGTGATGGGATTGACGCCGCTGGGCAGCACCGCCACGGTGCGCTTGGTGCCGTCGGGTGCCAGGCGGCCGACTTCGCCGGTGAGAATCGACGTCCAGTACAGCGAACCGTCCGGGCCGAAGGTGATGTCGTCCGGCCCTTCCACCCCCTGGGTCGGACCGAAGCGCTCAAGGATGGCGCCGGTGCGGGAGCCGGCCCGAACGACCTCCCGGCCGCGCAGGCTGGCAATGTGCAGCTGGTCTTTGCTGTCGAAGGCGAGACCGTTGGCACCGTGCAGCGGACCGCCGCGCACCAGTACAGAAGCGGCGGTCTGCGCCTCGGTGGGTCTGGCGAGCAGCCAGGTGGCTGCCAGCATGACAGCGCAGGCGGGGGCGAACCACTTTTTCAGCGTGCGCGCCTGGACATGTGCGTTGTGCATGTCTTCTCCTTGTTGATTAAACCTCAGTTACTTCGAGCGTTCGCAGCATTGCCGACTGAGAAATTTTCTGTTAATATGCCGACAATTCTTGTCTCACCTGGGCTGTGGACATCGATACCAGTGGACAGAATGAGGCCAGCCTCGAACAGTCGGCAGGGTTTGAGGACTCCTACCCGCCAGACGAGCCGAACACCGGCGATGTCGAGCTATTTGCAGCCGCTATTGGCCCCGGCGACGCCCAGGGGAGGACGCTTTTGGCAGCTTGAGTGTCCACAGCCTGCAAGCAGACAAAGCCAGCCAAGCAAGCGACGACACTGCCTTCGCAATGCCCAACCCGCGGGGGGGGAACAGCCAGGCCTGGGATGACTCCGACCTCAGCGTCTACCTGGAGCAACAACCTGATTTCTGGAGCGAGCCGGCTTTTGCGGACCCGACGGTCGGTGCCCTCGCTGAGGGAGCAGTAGCCTTTGCGACTGGTGCTGACATCGCCGATATTTGGGTGGATGCGGACGGCGGCGAGCCCTTCATCCACGATGCCGCCGTGGTTGCGAGCACCGGGGAAGCGGGCACTGTGTCCTGGAAGGAGGTTGGGGAGGGAGCACCCTTGGGCTTCGAGAACGATAACGAGACTGTCGCCAGTGACGACTGGGCGAACTGGGAGGCGTTGTCCGGGTGGGCGGCCACCGAAAAGACCGATGGGGAAAGCCAGGAGGTATGGGCGATCGCCGGTGCGTCGCTCGATGTGCAGGAAGGGAATGGTTTTGAGAAGTCACGAGTGTTGCAGGCCCAATTGACGGTCGAGGTGGATGGAGCGGATAGCGAGGAGCCGCCCGGCCCTGAAGCGGAGGCAGTCCCTAGAGTGGCTCACTGATATGGGTAAAGCGGGTCTGACGGGCCTGGGTTTGGTGCAGGAGCTGACCTACCCGCTTTGGAAGCAGTTTGAGGAACCGCAAGGCAAACCCAAAAACTTCAACCTGTCGTTTCGGGACATATCCGGTTTTCCGCAGCCGACCGGTCAGGCTTACATTAACCGCATCGATTCCTTGACCGGCAATCCGACCAAGTGGAAAGGTCTGCGGTTGGACTATGGGTCTTTTCCGGCCAAAGATCTGCTCACCAGGCAAAACATAATAGACCCTGCAACTGGAAATAAAATATATGAAGTCGGCTGGCACTGGAACCAGGGCGGCTCTAAAAATGCTTTCGGCATTGAAAATCATACAAAAATTGATGCTGGGAGCTTTGCAGAAACCCTCGGCCGCACCCTGGAGAAGGCGAAACCGTTCGGCCGGGCGGCACTGGTGGGTGGGGTGTTCCTGGATGCCTGGGCGATGGGCAGTGTAATCCACACCGGTTTTCAAAGCAGCGATTGGAACCCTGCCGTCGTCGAAGGAGCCCGGATTGCGGGCGGGTGGGCAGGCGGGTGGGCCGCGGCACAAGTGGGGGGAGGTCTGGGGGCGACCCTCGGCACCACCGTCCTTCCGGGTGTCGGTACGATCGTCGGGGGAGCGTTGGGCGGACTGACCGGCGGAGCTTTAGGGTATTTGGGTGGTCCAGCACTGGGGCAGAGTGCAGCAGAGCAAGCCACGGGCTCTGCACGTCCGGAACCCTAGTCAAGGAGGCGTAGAGCGATGTTTATTGTCGACTATTTCAAAGACTTCTTTCGGGAGGTGTACCTGGCTTGGCAGCATGAACGAGATATCACTATCCGGGACAAACTCAGGGTGCACAACGCCCAGGAGTTGCTGGAGCGCTACGCCCGGGGTGAGCGCAATTTTGTCGAGGCTGGTCTAAGCAAAGCACACCTGCAAGGTGTGGACCTGTCGGGAGCCAACTTCATCCATGCGAACTTAAGAGCGGCGGACCTGCGTGGGGCCAATCTGAGCGAAGCCTGCTTAATGGGTACCTCCTTAAAAGGAACGGATCTGCGTGGGGCCAATCTGACCGGGGCGACGTTTGCTTACGCGAGTTTGAGGGGCATACTCATCGACGACAAGACGCAGGTGGACCTCAAGTGGCGGACGGTGTGGGAACTGGTCAACCTGCCGCCGGTCACAGCCCGCCAACTGCCCGGAGCGGATCTTGCCAGAACCCGGCTGTCGTCGGTCCATTTGCAGCGGGCCAACCTGGCAGGGGCCGATTTTACCGAAACCGACCTCGACGAAGCGCAACTGCAGGAAGCGAATCTGCAGGGGGCTATCCTGCGTGAGGCACGCCTAGTCAGTACCAATTTGCGGGGAGTGAACCTCAGAGCAGCGGATTGCCAAGCGGCCAACCTGTTTGATGCCAACCTGTGTGATACCGATTTGCGCGAAGCCAACCTCTCCAAGGCGAACCTGATCGAAGCTGTGCTGGTCAGTGCCGACTTGCGCGGGGCGGACTTGCGCGAAGCGAACCTCGACAGTGCGAACTGCCAGGGGGCGAATCTGGAAGGAGCGAATCTGGAAGGAGCGAATCTGGAGGGGGTGCTGCTGGCCGGGGCGACGATGCCCGATGCAAGCATTCATTCTTAAAGTTACGGTTGCACCCGAGTTGACGTTGCTTCAGCTCAAAAAAGAGCCGAGGCGGTCGGCCATACTGGCAAGCTGCTGCTGCACCATGGGCGGGTCAAAAATATGGCCCCCAGGGAGCATCTGCAGGGCAAAGGTGCTTGCGGTCTGTTCGCGCCAGGCCGAAAGCTGTGGGTGGGTGACCACCGTGTCGTGCGTTCCGCCGTAGACGAAGAGCGGACAATCCAGGGGTGGTTCCGGCCGGTAGAGATAGTGCTCACTCAATCGCAAATCGGCCCGCAAAATACCCAGGTAGTGCTCCCGCCACTTCGGGTGGGCCAGCAGGGCTTCGGGGGTACCGCCGACTTTGCGCACCCAGGCTAGTAGCGCCTCCTCCGACAGCAGATCGCCCGTGGGCATCGGGGAGCTCAGTTGCGGCGCCCGGCGGCTAGCCACCAGCAAACAGACCGGCAGCGGCAGGTGCTGCCGCCGCAACTGTCGCGCCAGCTCAAAACTGACCAGGGCTCCCATACTGTGCCCGAAGAAGGCAAAAGGCCGGTCGAGGTGTGGCGCAAGCACCGAGACCCATATGTCGATCAGTTCCGGCAACCGCGGCGGCATCGGTAAGCGGGTCAGATTTTCGCGGCCGGGCAACTGGCAGGGCCGCACCTCGATCGCCTCCGGCAACTGTGTGCGCCATTCGCGGTAGACCGACGCGCCGCAGCCCGCGTGGGGAAAACAAAATAAGCGCAGCCGGGCGCCCGGGTTGGGGGTACACCAGCGGAACCACTCCGCCGCCGCAAAATATGGCCCACTGCCAAGCTGATTGTTTGGTAGATTCATCGGTCCCATTGCACAGGAAGTGTCTTCAGCCCCCGCAAAATGAAGCTGTGCTCCAACCACTCGGGGGTATCCTCCAACGTCAGGTTGGCAAAACGCTCCAGCAATACGCGCAAAGCCACCTGCGCTTCCATTTGAGCGAGGGCGGCGCCCAGGCAGTGGTGCATGCCTTGCCCAAAAGCGAGATGCGCAGTGTCGGTGCGGGTGATGTCGAAGCGGTCCGGCTCCTCGAAGCGCTCCGGATCGCGATTGGCCGCCCCCAGGCACAGCAGGACCTGCTCTCCTGGTTGAATGGTCCAGCCGCCGACGGTGACCGCTACTGTCGCCCGGCGCTTGGTCTGCTGCAGAGGACTTTCGTAGCGCAGCATCTCGGTGAGGGCGGCACCGATCAGTTCGGGGTGCGCGCGCACATCGGCCAGTTGTTCGGGGTGCTGCAGCAGGGTGAGCAGACCGCTTGCAATCAAACTGCGGGTGGTTTCGTGGCCCGCCACGAACATCATGATGCAGCAGTAGACGATTTCTTCGTCGCTCAGCCGATCCACCTGCGTTTCCCGGTGAGCGGCATCCAGGGCGCTGATCAGGTCGTCGCCTGGCTGCTGGCGTCGCACAGCCAGCATGTCCTCAAAAAAAGCACTCACCTCATCCAGTACCGTCTGGACCCGCTCAAAGTCTTTTCTACCCATCAACCCCGGCTCCAGCAGGTAGCGCAACTGGTGGGTCCAGTCCCGAACACTCTGCCAGCTATCCGGCGGCAACGCCATCGACTCGGCCATAAACTGCAGCGGCAAGCGCTCCGCGTAATCGGCGACCGCATCCATGCGGCCTTTAAAACTGACGCGCTCCAGTAGCGCGGAGGCGATGCGGGTGAGATGGGCCTGCTCCTGCGCGGGCGTTCGGCGCTTGATCGCCCTGACCACCAGATGGCGCAGGCGGGTATGGTCGGGTTCGTCGGTAAAGACGATCGATTTGGCGGCAAGCCGAGCGAGGGGATGGCTCTGGGCCTGGTCTGGTTCCTCGCTGCGCTGCCGGACCGCCAGCGGAATCTGGCTGGAACTGAAGCGCGGATCTTTGAGCACCGCCAGGACATCGGCATAACGCGTCAGCACCCACATCCCCAGGCTGCGGTGGATAGGCGCGGCCACCCGCAGATGCGCGTAGACGCGGTAGGGGTCTCGGCGAAATTCAGGATCAAAAGGATTGAACCGGGGCGGTGGCAGGGTACTCATGACGCACGGTGCCAGCGCGAACGGATCGGTTCGAGCACCAGGCGCAACAGGCCGATTTTGCCCATGCGAAAGCCGACCGACGACATTTTTAAATAGCGTTCGTAGCGCTCGACTGCCGCCTCTCCCACCAGAGTGAGGGCCTCGACGCGCCGGGCGCGCAGGCGGGCAAGCCACACCTCGCAGGTGCGGGCGTAATCTAGCCGGTCGTTGCGCAACAGGACAATCTCAAACAGACCTTCGCAGGCGGCGACGATTTCGCCCAGATGCGGCAATTCCGAATCGGGAAAGATTTCTGTTTGGATAAAGCGGCTCGCCGCCTCCGGGCGCAGCGTTCCGTAGGCGATCGTCTGCAAAGACAATCGCCCCGAACCGGCAAGCCACCGGCAGCAGCGCTCGAAAAAAATGCGGTAGATCTCGATTTTCTGGTCGCTCGCTTGCTCCGGTTGGGCAAAATGCTCAAAAGCGCCGATCGAGACGATGGCGTCGTAGGCGGCGGCCGGGGTATGCGCCGTCCAGCTTTCGGTGCGCACTTCGACGCCGCTGAGCCCCAGGGAGCGGACATGTTCGGCTTGCGCTTCGCTGAGGGTGAGGCCGACGGCCTGGGCGACGCCAAAGTCCTCCCTCATCCGTCTGAGCAGCGCTCCCCAACCGCAGCCGATATCGAGCGCCCGGGCGGCGCCCATCGCCCCCGCGGCGCATAGATGAAAATCGAGC
Protein-coding sequences here:
- the mgtE gene encoding magnesium transporter, whose protein sequence is MLTQDRREALLAIEGLASLKSELNAMNPADAGDYIASLPPKDQAIAFRLLGKSRAASVFEYLPSEVQEMLTESLHAREVQAIVEQMSPDDRAELFDELPARVVKRLLTQLSPSEREATALILGYPEGTAGRVMTTEYVRLRQDLTVGQAIQKIRKLDQDKETIYYAYLTDAERQLLGVVSLRQLLFAEPDTPVRTLARETIISVPTTADQEEVARLMKRYDLLAMPVVDLEGRLVGIVTVDDVVDILEEEATEDIQKLSGIIGGDEEALSSPIETVKKRLPWLLGNIALYMGAASAIAPFQSTISLIPVLAIVMPILANTSGNVGNQAISVTVRGLATGEVDPVDVFKILRKEILAGLVNAVALGLVLGLLTLIWSRPEEQWVGVVAALVMAVNVLVAASLGTFLPIILKRFKQDPALVSPPLLTTTLDTFGFFTFLGLTSLFLLYFKAG
- the aspS gene encoding aspartate--tRNA ligase; this encodes MRSDYCGTLRSEHIGKTVSLYGWIDGWRDHGGVIFLDLRDYTGIVQIVADPQRTPESYPLASSLRNEYVVRVEGRVSARPEHSLNPRLSTGTIEVYADTLAVLNRAETPPFAISKDEEVDEKLRLKFRYLDLRRGRMQKLLRLRHRVMQIVRRHLDERGFSEIETPVLVKSTPEGARDYLVPSRVNPGDWFALPQSPQLFKQLLMVAGFDRYYQIARCFRDEDLRADRQPEFTQLDMEMSFLSMEEILALNEGLVAAILQETMGLELSLPLPRLTYAEAMARYGSDKPDTRFGLELIDVSEVFRESSFQVLSGAVAAGGKVVCLPVPHAETITNTRVKPGGDLFEFVTQFGARGLLFARVREGGQVDTIGAFSKSLTPEIAADLIEKTGAQPGHLLLFGAGDRTAVPTVLDYMGRLRLKVGEELGFIDPNRHNLLWVTDFPMFEWNAEEKRLEALHHPFTAPRPEDEHDLKTARALAYDIIWNGVEVGGGSLRIYRRDLQERVFETIGLTEEEARAKFGFLLDAFEYGTPPHGGIAYGFDRFVMLIAGEQSIREVIAFPKTQRAQDLMLGAPAAVAERQLKELNVRSTLPPKPQT
- a CDS encoding DUF192 domain-containing protein; protein product: MKPLQRRALWAGLALSLWAMPAPAQQVGQPQRLTVEAQVTFGQQTFKLEVARTVQQQAMGLMFRAQMPADRGMLFIFEPPRPAAFWMRNTLIPLDMVFAHRGKIVYIATDVPPCKVERCPTYGPQGSIDVDQVLELNAGTAARLQLKTGDRVKVEFVGPGAFLNPQ
- a CDS encoding phycobilisome core component — encoded protein: MKDAISTVIAKYDSQGKYFDNAAVDQLKAYFATGELRVRSAAAISANAQSIIKEATAKALLYSSLTRTGGNMYYARRFAACIRDMEYFLRYATFAMVAGDTSLLDEYVLNGLKETYTSLGVPIDATVKGINALREVVASVVGPEAAGEASKYFDHLAKGLQ
- a CDS encoding pentapeptide repeat-containing protein, with the protein product MFIVDYFKDFFREVYLAWQHERDITIRDKLRVHNAQELLERYARGERNFVEAGLSKAHLQGVDLSGANFIHANLRAADLRGANLSEACLMGTSLKGTDLRGANLTGATFAYASLRGILIDDKTQVDLKWRTVWELVNLPPVTARQLPGADLARTRLSSVHLQRANLAGADFTETDLDEAQLQEANLQGAILREARLVSTNLRGVNLRAADCQAANLFDANLCDTDLREANLSKANLIEAVLVSADLRGADLREANLDSANCQGANLEGANLEGANLEGVLLAGATMPDASIHS
- a CDS encoding thioesterase II family protein; this translates as MNLPNNQLGSGPYFAAAEWFRWCTPNPGARLRLFCFPHAGCGASVYREWRTQLPEAIEVRPCQLPGRENLTRLPMPPRLPELIDIWVSVLAPHLDRPFAFFGHSMGALVSFELARQLRRQHLPLPVCLLVASRRAPQLSSPMPTGDLLSEEALLAWVRKVGGTPEALLAHPKWREHYLGILRADLRLSEHYLYRPEPPLDCPLFVYGGTHDTVVTHPQLSAWREQTASTFALQMLPGGHIFDPPMVQQQLASMADRLGSFLS
- a CDS encoding cytochrome P450 — translated: MSTLPPPRFNPFDPEFRRDPYRVYAHLRVAAPIHRSLGMWVLTRYADVLAVLKDPRFSSSQIPLAVRQRSEEPDQAQSHPLARLAAKSIVFTDEPDHTRLRHLVVRAIKRRTPAQEQAHLTRIASALLERVSFKGRMDAVADYAERLPLQFMAESMALPPDSWQSVRDWTHQLRYLLEPGLMGRKDFERVQTVLDEVSAFFEDMLAVRRQQPGDDLISALDAAHRETQVDRLSDEEIVYCCIMMFVAGHETTRSLIASGLLTLLQHPEQLADVRAHPELIGAALTEMLRYESPLQQTKRRATVAVTVGGWTIQPGEQVLLCLGAANRDPERFEEPDRFDITRTDTAHLAFGQGMHHCLGAALAQMEAQVALRVLLERFANLTLEDTPEWLEHSFILRGLKTLPVQWDR
- a CDS encoding SAM-dependent methyltransferase, which produces MSALSGPNRGGSPEAIRHHYDLSNAFYSLWLDESMTYSCALWEAEAPAAPLAVAQQRKLDFHLCAAGAMGAARALDIGCGWGALLRRMREDFGVAQAVGLTLSEAQAEHVRSLGLSGVEVRTESWTAHTPAAAYDAIVSIGAFEHFAQPEQASDQKIEIYRIFFERCCRWLAGSGRLSLQTIAYGTLRPEAASRFIQTEIFPDSELPHLGEIVAACEGLFEIVLLRNDRLDYARTCEVWLARLRARRVEALTLVGEAAVERYERYLKMSSVGFRMGKIGLLRLVLEPIRSRWHRAS